One Pseudonocardia sediminis DNA window includes the following coding sequences:
- a CDS encoding LLM class flavin-dependent oxidoreductase produces MQVGVLLVFQNWHENMTDGEMFTRETELGVLAERYGFDSVWAAEHHFDDYSMCPDNLQLMSYLAGRTSTIKLGTGAVILPWNDPVRVVEKVTMLDHLSQGRVLFGMGRGLAKMEYEGFGVDMGTSRQRFDEAAPLIMEGLRNGYVQGDGPIYRQSRVDIRPGPDREFGWADRVYGVAMSPDSVPAVAKVGARMMTFMQYPAEQHAEAINRYRDIYRETHSREPGPVLTQDFVYCHEDAGEAERVAREYLGRYFLSVIKHYDFAGKHWRETPGYEAYQAGADMIREAGMEAAGAGYADTQIWGTPEQIVEKYRHRIEVLGDHQPNIAPSFAGLPFDKVEASLKLFGEKVVPELHKMGVAVPA; encoded by the coding sequence ATGCAGGTCGGCGTACTGCTGGTGTTCCAGAACTGGCACGAGAACATGACCGACGGGGAGATGTTCACCCGCGAGACCGAGCTGGGGGTGCTCGCCGAGCGGTACGGCTTCGACTCGGTCTGGGCCGCCGAGCACCACTTCGACGACTACTCGATGTGCCCCGACAACCTGCAGCTGATGTCGTACCTGGCCGGGCGGACCAGCACGATCAAGCTGGGGACCGGCGCGGTGATCCTGCCGTGGAACGACCCGGTGCGGGTCGTGGAGAAGGTCACGATGCTCGACCACCTCTCGCAGGGCCGCGTCCTGTTCGGGATGGGCCGGGGCCTGGCGAAGATGGAGTACGAGGGCTTCGGCGTCGACATGGGGACCTCGCGCCAGCGCTTCGACGAGGCCGCTCCGCTGATCATGGAGGGTCTGCGCAACGGCTACGTCCAGGGCGACGGGCCGATCTACCGGCAGTCCCGGGTCGACATCCGGCCCGGGCCGGACCGCGAGTTCGGCTGGGCGGACCGGGTCTACGGCGTCGCGATGTCGCCGGACTCGGTCCCGGCCGTGGCGAAGGTCGGCGCCCGGATGATGACGTTCATGCAGTACCCCGCCGAGCAGCACGCGGAGGCGATCAACCGCTACCGCGACATCTACCGGGAGACGCACTCCCGCGAACCCGGCCCCGTGCTGACCCAGGACTTCGTCTACTGCCACGAGGACGCCGGGGAGGCCGAGCGGGTGGCGCGGGAGTACCTGGGCCGCTACTTCCTCTCGGTGATCAAGCACTACGACTTCGCCGGGAAGCACTGGCGCGAGACCCCGGGTTACGAGGCCTACCAGGCCGGGGCCGACATGATCCGCGAGGCGGGGATGGAGGCGGCCGGGGCCGGCTACGCCGACACCCAGATCTGGGGCACCCCGGAGCAGATCGTGGAGAAGTACCGCCACCGCATCGAGGTGCTCGGCGACCACCAGCCGAACATCGCGCCGTCGTTCGCCGGGCTGCCGTTCGACAAGGTCGAGGCGAGCCTGAAGCTCTTCGGCGAGAAAGTGGTGCCGGAGCTGCACAAGATGGGGGTGGCGGTCCCCGCGTAG
- a CDS encoding pyridoxal phosphate-dependent aminotransferase, producing MLVERMRPFTSTIFTEISRLAVETGAINLGQGFPDTDGPASLLADAARNITDAGRNQYPPGPGMIELREAVAAHRKRFYDLDVDPADVLVTVGATEAIASTLLGLCTAGDEVVTFEPYYDSYAASVALSGATLRTVRLHPGSFRMRSSHDAPDFAFDPDELRAAFSSRTKVVLVNTPHNPTGAVFSREQLTLIGELAAEFDAVVVTDEVYEHMTFDGTPHVPMATLPGMAERTLTISSAGKTFSVTGWKVGWVHGPPELVGAARTVKQFLTFHGGAPLQPAVANALALDDAFYAGVISDLSRKRDLLSDGLRAAGFDVFATHGTYFVVVDARPLGFDDGFDLAYRLPELCGVAAVPVSVFAGTPEGAEAMRPLVRFAFCKRDEVLTEAVERLSGLRGKA from the coding sequence ATGCTGGTCGAGCGCATGCGCCCGTTCACCTCGACGATCTTCACGGAGATCTCGCGCCTGGCCGTCGAGACCGGGGCGATCAACCTCGGGCAGGGCTTCCCGGACACCGACGGCCCGGCGTCGCTGCTGGCCGACGCCGCGCGCAACATCACCGACGCCGGACGCAACCAGTACCCGCCCGGCCCCGGCATGATCGAGCTGCGCGAGGCCGTCGCCGCGCACCGGAAGCGGTTCTACGACCTCGACGTCGACCCGGCGGACGTGCTGGTCACCGTCGGCGCCACCGAGGCGATCGCGTCGACGCTGCTCGGGCTGTGCACGGCCGGGGACGAGGTCGTCACGTTCGAGCCCTACTACGACTCCTACGCCGCCTCGGTCGCGCTGTCCGGCGCGACCCTACGCACGGTGCGGCTCCACCCGGGTTCGTTCCGCATGCGCTCCTCTCACGACGCCCCGGACTTCGCCTTCGACCCCGACGAGCTGCGCGCGGCGTTCTCGTCGCGGACGAAGGTCGTGCTCGTCAACACACCGCACAACCCGACCGGGGCGGTGTTCTCGCGGGAGCAGCTCACGCTGATCGGGGAGCTCGCCGCCGAGTTCGACGCCGTCGTGGTGACCGACGAGGTCTACGAGCACATGACGTTCGACGGCACCCCGCACGTCCCGATGGCCACGCTGCCCGGGATGGCCGAGCGCACGCTGACGATCTCCTCGGCCGGCAAGACGTTCTCGGTGACGGGCTGGAAGGTCGGCTGGGTGCACGGCCCGCCGGAGCTGGTCGGCGCGGCGCGGACGGTCAAGCAGTTCCTGACGTTCCACGGCGGCGCCCCGCTGCAGCCGGCCGTCGCCAACGCGCTGGCCCTCGACGACGCGTTCTACGCCGGCGTCATCAGCGACCTGAGCCGCAAGCGCGACCTGCTCTCCGACGGCCTGCGTGCCGCCGGGTTCGACGTGTTCGCCACCCACGGCACGTACTTCGTGGTGGTCGACGCCCGCCCGCTCGGCTTCGATGACGGCTTCGACCTGGCCTACAGGCTGCCCGAGCTGTGCGGGGTGGCGGCGGTGCCGGTGTCGGTGTTCGCCGGCACGCCGGAGGGCGCGGAGGCGATGCGCCCGCTGGTGCGGTTCGCGTTCTGCAAGCGCGACGAGGTGCTCACCGAGGCCGTCGAGCGCCTGTCGGGGCTGCGCGGCAAGGCCTGA
- a CDS encoding MaoC family dehydratase: MTASVDRKVTELDGPPSLGPLYTRAAAGAALPGGGGRELPAREIVRRGVTVEQDHLADYALACGFGIGGALPLTYPHVLAFPLQVVLMADRSFPLPLPGLVHLANRITAHRAVTPADTLDLRVHADRFVTHAKGAQVDLVAEARVGDEVVWEGRSTYLSRGAKASAEKEPGTDIAEAPTPTGTGTATWKVAGDTGRRYAAASGDVNPIHLHPLTAKAMGFPRAIAHGMWTAARAVAALQGRIPDAATYDVVFRKPLLLPSTVELVTEQDGDDWSLAVRAAKKPEKVHLAGRVTPA; encoded by the coding sequence ATGACCGCCTCAGTGGATCGGAAGGTCACCGAGCTGGACGGGCCGCCGTCGCTCGGGCCGCTCTACACCCGCGCGGCCGCCGGTGCCGCGCTGCCCGGCGGCGGGGGTCGCGAGCTCCCGGCGCGCGAGATCGTGCGCCGCGGGGTGACCGTCGAGCAGGACCACCTCGCCGACTACGCCCTGGCCTGCGGGTTCGGCATCGGTGGCGCGCTGCCGCTGACCTACCCGCACGTTCTGGCGTTTCCTCTGCAGGTCGTGCTGATGGCCGACCGGTCGTTCCCGCTGCCGCTGCCCGGGCTGGTGCACCTGGCCAACCGGATCACCGCACACCGGGCGGTCACCCCGGCCGACACGCTGGACCTGCGGGTGCACGCGGACCGGTTCGTCACCCATGCCAAGGGGGCGCAGGTCGATCTCGTCGCCGAGGCCCGCGTCGGCGACGAGGTGGTGTGGGAGGGCCGCAGCACCTACCTGTCCCGGGGTGCGAAGGCCTCGGCGGAGAAGGAGCCGGGCACCGACATCGCCGAAGCGCCGACCCCCACCGGGACCGGCACCGCGACGTGGAAGGTCGCCGGGGACACCGGGCGTCGCTACGCCGCGGCCAGCGGTGACGTCAACCCGATCCACCTGCACCCGCTCACCGCCAAAGCGATGGGCTTCCCGCGCGCGATCGCGCACGGTATGTGGACCGCGGCCCGCGCCGTCGCGGCCCTGCAGGGACGGATCCCGGACGCCGCGACCTACGACGTGGTGTTCCGCAAGCCGCTGCTCCTGCCGTCCACGGTAGAACTGGTCACCGAGCAGGACGGTGACGACTGGTCGCTGGCCGTCCGAGCGGCGAAGAAGCCGGAGAAGGTGCACCTGGCCGGGAGGGTCACCCCCGCCTGA
- a CDS encoding L,D-transpeptidase has protein sequence MSDNRRIRGRRRATIAGLVATAGVVLAGTALAGSPAAEAAYKEALVPGTPCTVTAKACVDLDSQRAWLFRNGKILRGPVPVATGGNGEATPIGHSLRVYRKDANHKSQESRLPNGAPAPMPQSVFFEDGGIAFHSGSPNRSSGGCVHLNPADAKAWFDYLQIGDKVQVVSAKQEKAERAKRH, from the coding sequence ATGAGCGACAACCGCCGCATCCGAGGCCGCCGCCGGGCCACCATCGCCGGTCTGGTCGCGACGGCCGGCGTGGTGCTCGCCGGGACCGCGCTGGCGGGTTCCCCCGCCGCGGAGGCCGCGTACAAGGAGGCGCTCGTCCCGGGCACCCCGTGCACGGTCACCGCGAAGGCGTGCGTGGACCTGGACTCGCAGCGGGCGTGGCTGTTCAGGAACGGCAAGATCCTGCGCGGCCCGGTCCCGGTCGCGACCGGCGGGAACGGTGAGGCGACCCCGATCGGGCACTCGCTGCGCGTCTATCGCAAGGACGCGAACCACAAGAGCCAGGAATCGCGCCTGCCCAACGGTGCGCCCGCCCCGATGCCGCAGTCGGTGTTCTTCGAGGACGGCGGGATCGCCTTCCACAGCGGCAGCCCGAACCGCTCGTCGGGCGGCTGCGTGCACCTGAACCCGGCGGACGCCAAGGCCTGGTTCGACTACCTGCAGATCGGCGACAAGGTCCAGGTCGTCTCGGCCAAGCAGGAGAAGGCCGAGCGGGCGAAGCGGCACTGA
- a CDS encoding VC0807 family protein, which produces MSTSTEIHTTDLASAGTRVTGADAPPSGPARPSPMAVVRAMAPTLLVDVALPYLVYLLLSRAGMSDVAALAWSALPAVLSVVVTAVRARRLNGVGMVVLGSIAVGIGTSLLSGDPRFAVARDALPGAVFALVLAGSLLVGGRPLLFHLIRATGETYRPGLRALMDHQWSVNPAYRTALRRATAVGAAVMAIEVGVRLLAAATLPVAVAMPLLQVQSFVVWAGLILLLRRTMIRAARSGAPDAERHVSA; this is translated from the coding sequence ATGAGCACGTCCACCGAGATCCACACCACCGATCTTGCGTCCGCCGGGACCCGGGTCACCGGGGCCGACGCGCCCCCGTCCGGGCCGGCGCGTCCGTCGCCGATGGCGGTGGTGCGCGCGATGGCACCGACGTTGCTGGTCGACGTCGCGCTGCCGTACCTCGTCTACCTGCTGCTGAGCCGGGCCGGGATGTCCGACGTGGCGGCGCTGGCGTGGTCGGCCCTGCCCGCGGTGCTGAGCGTCGTCGTGACGGCGGTGCGGGCGCGGCGGCTGAACGGGGTCGGCATGGTCGTCCTCGGCTCGATCGCGGTCGGTATCGGCACGTCGCTGCTCAGCGGTGACCCGCGCTTCGCCGTCGCCCGCGACGCGCTGCCCGGTGCGGTGTTCGCCCTGGTCCTGGCCGGGTCGTTGCTCGTCGGCGGGCGCCCGCTGCTGTTCCACCTGATCCGCGCGACGGGCGAGACCTACCGTCCGGGCCTGCGCGCGCTGATGGACCACCAGTGGTCGGTCAACCCGGCGTACCGGACGGCGTTGCGCCGGGCGACGGCCGTCGGTGCCGCGGTGATGGCGATCGAGGTCGGCGTGCGGCTGCTCGCGGCGGCGACGCTGCCCGTGGCCGTGGCGATGCCGCTGCTGCAGGTCCAGTCGTTCGTCGTCTGGGCCGGGCTGATCCTGCTGCTGCGCCGCACGATGATCCGGGCCGCCCGCAGCGGCGCCCCGGACGCCGAGCGGCACGTCAGTGCTTGA
- a CDS encoding LLM class flavin-dependent oxidoreductase produces the protein MSGSAVIEEPTFGLWYDFRNPDPQRPFSRFYAEVLDQIAWAESLGLGSVWLTEHHFCEDGYSPSPFVLAAAIGQRTTSMRIGTNLIVSPLHDPIRLAEDAATLSLLTGGRFDLGVGQGYWEREFAAFGQKVVNRPSLLEEGVAVIRRAWSGSREPIEGRRYSLPALPVTPVPEQPPQLLVGAMADVAIERAARIADGFLSTQNAHQASYLAACERVGRPLDEARIYAGQWAVIAEDPERTWARIGEHALYQLNEYISWGAFGPPDEVPRFPDAQSIVDAGAFQLWDAATAVTELTALLRGCPQIRDVHFWAQLPGESVESGSERVEYLATQVMPQVRAALTG, from the coding sequence GTGTCCGGATCGGCCGTGATCGAGGAGCCCACCTTCGGGCTCTGGTACGACTTCCGCAATCCCGACCCGCAGCGTCCGTTCTCGCGCTTCTACGCCGAGGTCCTGGACCAGATCGCCTGGGCGGAGAGCCTCGGGCTGGGATCGGTGTGGCTCACCGAGCACCACTTCTGCGAGGACGGCTACAGCCCGTCGCCGTTCGTGCTGGCCGCCGCGATCGGCCAGCGCACCACGTCGATGCGGATCGGGACGAACCTGATCGTCTCGCCGCTGCACGACCCGATCCGGCTCGCCGAGGACGCCGCCACGCTGTCGCTGCTGACCGGCGGCCGGTTCGACCTGGGCGTCGGGCAGGGCTACTGGGAACGCGAGTTCGCGGCGTTCGGGCAGAAGGTCGTCAACCGGCCGAGCCTGCTGGAGGAGGGCGTCGCGGTGATCCGCCGCGCGTGGTCCGGGTCGCGCGAGCCGATCGAGGGCCGGCGCTACTCGCTGCCCGCGCTGCCGGTCACGCCGGTCCCCGAGCAGCCTCCGCAGCTGCTCGTCGGCGCGATGGCCGACGTCGCGATCGAGCGCGCGGCCCGGATCGCGGACGGCTTCCTCAGCACCCAGAACGCGCACCAGGCGTCCTACCTGGCGGCCTGCGAGAGGGTCGGCCGTCCGCTCGACGAGGCCCGGATCTACGCCGGGCAGTGGGCGGTGATCGCCGAGGACCCGGAACGGACCTGGGCCCGGATCGGCGAGCACGCTCTCTACCAGCTCAACGAGTACATCTCCTGGGGCGCGTTCGGGCCGCCGGACGAGGTCCCGCGCTTCCCGGACGCGCAGTCGATCGTGGATGCCGGTGCGTTCCAGCTGTGGGACGCCGCCACCGCCGTCACCGAGCTGACGGCCCTGCTGCGCGGCTGCCCGCAGATCCGCGACGTGCACTTCTGGGCGCAGCTGCCCGGGGAGAGCGTCGAGTCCGGCTCCGAGCGCGTCGAGTACCTGGCCACGCAGGTGATGCCGCAGGTGCGGGCGGCGCTGACCGGATAG
- a CDS encoding acetyl-CoA C-acetyltransferase: protein MPASTRRAAVIGGNRIPFARANGAYSRASNLDMLTATLDGLVARFGLAGERLGEVVAGAVLKHSRDFNLTREAVLGSRLNPGTAAYDIQQACGTGLEATIAVANKIALGQIESGVAGGVDTASDAPIALNDDLRRVLVRLNAAKTPVDRLKLVGQLRPGQIVPEIPQNSEPRTGLSMGEHAARTALEWGIGRAEQDELTAASHQHLAAAYDRGFFDDLVTPYLKLTRDNNLRPDSSVEKLGKLKPVFGKGPDATMTAGNSTPLTDGSALVLLGSDEWAAEHRLPVLAHVVDSETAGVDYVHGPDGLLTAPVYAVPRLLARNGLTLQDFDLYEIHEAFASQVLATQKAWEDPRFAKERLGLDAPLGSIDLTKLNVAGSSLAAGHPFAATGGRIVATLAKLLRERAVEEKKDQRGLISICAAGGQGVVAILEAKA from the coding sequence ATGCCTGCCAGCACCCGGCGCGCCGCCGTCATCGGCGGCAACCGGATCCCGTTCGCCCGCGCGAACGGCGCCTACTCCCGCGCGTCCAACCTCGACATGCTCACCGCCACGCTCGACGGTCTGGTCGCCCGGTTCGGGCTGGCCGGCGAGCGTCTCGGTGAGGTCGTCGCCGGTGCGGTCCTCAAGCACTCGCGCGACTTCAACCTCACCCGCGAGGCCGTCCTGGGCAGCCGTCTGAACCCGGGGACCGCGGCCTACGACATCCAGCAGGCCTGCGGCACCGGCCTGGAGGCCACGATCGCGGTGGCCAACAAGATCGCCCTCGGGCAGATCGAGAGCGGCGTCGCCGGTGGTGTGGACACCGCCTCCGACGCCCCGATCGCGCTCAACGACGACCTGCGCCGCGTCCTGGTCCGGCTCAACGCCGCGAAGACCCCGGTCGACCGGCTCAAGCTCGTCGGGCAGCTGCGCCCGGGGCAGATCGTCCCGGAGATCCCGCAGAACTCCGAGCCGCGCACCGGCCTGTCGATGGGCGAGCACGCCGCCCGCACCGCGCTGGAGTGGGGGATCGGCCGCGCCGAGCAGGACGAGCTCACCGCCGCCAGCCACCAGCACCTCGCCGCCGCCTACGACCGCGGCTTCTTCGACGACCTCGTCACCCCGTACCTGAAGCTGACGCGCGACAACAACCTGCGCCCCGACTCGTCGGTGGAGAAGCTGGGCAAGCTCAAGCCGGTGTTCGGCAAGGGCCCGGACGCGACGATGACGGCGGGCAACTCGACCCCGCTCACCGACGGCTCCGCGCTGGTGCTGCTGGGCTCCGACGAGTGGGCCGCGGAGCACCGCCTGCCCGTGCTGGCGCACGTCGTGGACTCCGAGACGGCGGGAGTCGACTACGTGCACGGCCCGGACGGGCTGCTCACCGCACCGGTCTACGCGGTGCCGCGGCTGCTCGCCCGCAACGGCCTCACGCTGCAGGACTTCGACCTCTACGAGATCCACGAGGCGTTCGCGTCCCAGGTGCTGGCCACCCAGAAGGCGTGGGAGGACCCGCGCTTCGCCAAGGAGCGCCTGGGCCTCGACGCCCCGCTGGGCTCGATCGACCTCACGAAGCTGAACGTGGCCGGCTCCTCGCTGGCCGCCGGGCACCCGTTCGCCGCGACCGGCGGGCGGATCGTCGCCACCCTGGCCAAGCTCCTGCGGGAGCGGGCCGTGGAGGAGAAGAAGGACCAGCGGGGCCTGATCTCGATCTGCGCCGCCGGTGGTCAGGGCGTCGTCGCGATCCTGGAGGCGAAGGCATGA
- a CDS encoding 3-oxoacyl-ACP reductase: MSDLLSNLSNTPIAKQLGVPTVPRLRRFEPGQPLLSGPVLVTSVGDGRFAKPISALVEDNGQRSVTAERSDNGTSIDTAGEEKLNGVVLDLTGATTLADLATAQQILTPAVKKLGPSGRVLLLGAEPGEASGAEAAAVAQSLDGFVRSIGKELRFGATANLVIVAGDAAPSAVDSTVRFFLSSRSAYVDGQNVHVTVPVGPTLDPAGMDDPHDPDLPLRGRVAVVTGAARGIGASIAETLARDGATIVAVDIPAAGEGLAKTANRTGGTALQLDITADDAAERLIEHLRQRHGGVDLVVHNAGITRDKLLANMTDDRWNSVLAVNLGAQLTINAALLDSDVLNESARIVCVSSQSGIAGNRGQTNYAASKAGVIGMVRALAPKAAERGVTINAVAPGFIETEMTGKMPIGTREAGRRVNSLKQGGLPVDVAETIGWLGQAESGGVNGQVVRVCGQSMLGA, encoded by the coding sequence ATGAGCGATCTTCTGAGCAACCTCTCGAACACCCCCATCGCCAAGCAGCTCGGCGTCCCGACGGTCCCGCGCCTGCGCCGCTTCGAGCCGGGGCAGCCGCTGCTGTCCGGCCCGGTGCTGGTCACGAGCGTCGGCGACGGCCGGTTCGCCAAGCCGATCTCGGCGCTCGTCGAGGACAACGGGCAGCGCTCCGTCACCGCCGAGAGGAGCGACAACGGGACGAGCATCGACACTGCCGGCGAGGAGAAGCTCAACGGCGTCGTGCTGGACCTGACCGGCGCCACGACGCTGGCCGACCTGGCCACCGCGCAGCAGATCCTCACCCCGGCGGTGAAGAAGCTCGGCCCGTCCGGGCGGGTGCTGCTGCTCGGCGCCGAGCCCGGCGAGGCGTCCGGGGCGGAGGCCGCCGCGGTGGCCCAGTCCCTCGACGGGTTCGTCCGCTCGATCGGCAAGGAACTGCGTTTCGGCGCCACCGCGAACCTGGTGATCGTCGCGGGCGACGCGGCGCCGTCCGCCGTCGACTCGACGGTCCGGTTCTTCCTGTCGTCGCGCTCGGCCTACGTCGACGGGCAGAACGTGCACGTCACGGTGCCGGTCGGGCCGACGCTGGACCCGGCCGGGATGGACGACCCGCACGACCCCGACCTGCCGCTGCGCGGGCGCGTCGCCGTCGTCACCGGGGCGGCACGCGGGATCGGCGCCTCCATCGCCGAGACCCTCGCCCGCGACGGCGCCACGATCGTCGCCGTCGACATCCCCGCCGCCGGCGAGGGCCTCGCAAAGACGGCCAACCGCACCGGCGGCACCGCGCTTCAGCTCGACATCACCGCCGACGACGCAGCGGAGCGCCTGATCGAGCACCTGCGCCAGCGCCACGGCGGGGTCGACCTGGTGGTCCACAACGCCGGCATCACCCGCGACAAGCTGCTGGCCAACATGACCGACGACCGCTGGAACTCCGTCCTCGCGGTCAACCTCGGCGCGCAGCTGACGATCAACGCCGCGCTGCTGGACAGCGATGTTCTCAACGAGTCGGCGCGGATCGTCTGCGTCTCCTCGCAGAGCGGCATCGCCGGCAACCGCGGGCAGACGAACTACGCCGCGTCCAAGGCCGGTGTGATCGGCATGGTCCGTGCGCTGGCCCCGAAGGCCGCCGAGCGCGGCGTGACGATCAACGCGGTCGCGCCCGGGTTCATCGAGACCGAGATGACCGGCAAGATGCCGATCGGCACCCGCGAGGCCGGACGGCGGGTGAACAGCCTCAAGCAGGGCGGTCTCCCGGTCGACGTCGCGGAGACGATCGGCTGGCTCGGCCAGGCCGAGAGCGGCGGCGTCAACGGGCAGGTCGTGCGCGTGTGCGGCCAGTCGATGCTGGGGGCCTGA
- a CDS encoding SRPBCC family protein, which produces MSRHISTVIGTDPAAVYAFASDPENLPRWAAGLSGSVEYVDGRWRAESPMGTVTVTFAPANEWGVLDHDVELPSGEVTHNPLRVTAHPDGAEIVFSLRRADGVADTEFERDAATVTADLARLKQLLEA; this is translated from the coding sequence ATGAGCCGCCACATCAGCACCGTGATCGGCACCGATCCGGCCGCCGTCTACGCGTTCGCCTCCGACCCGGAGAACCTGCCCCGCTGGGCCGCGGGCCTGAGCGGGAGCGTCGAGTACGTCGACGGGCGGTGGCGGGCCGAGTCGCCGATGGGCACGGTCACCGTCACGTTCGCCCCGGCCAACGAGTGGGGCGTGCTCGACCACGACGTCGAGCTGCCCTCGGGCGAGGTGACGCACAACCCGCTGCGCGTGACGGCCCACCCGGACGGCGCCGAGATCGTGTTCAGCCTGCGCCGGGCCGACGGCGTCGCCGACACCGAGTTCGAACGCGACGCCGCGACGGTCACGGCCGACCTGGCACGGCTCAAACAGCTGCTCGAGGCCTGA
- a CDS encoding TetR family transcriptional regulator, producing MKTARDRRDSRWDAHREQRRAQLVGAAIGAIRRHGAGVGMDDVAAAAETSKTVVYRHFGDRSGLYTAVCESVAAVLLGEIRSATIEAMGAPDGGPRAAVSAGIDAYLRLIESDPELYRFVVHRPLLTQPTGSRTASPPQSADPVNDLVTVIGDEIATVIGDRLRSTGNEPGDAARPWGHAIVGLVRGAADDWLIRPNGMTRERLATHLTDLAWSGLSGLAPHVQEDHA from the coding sequence GTGAAGACGGCACGGGATCGACGCGACAGCCGATGGGACGCCCACCGCGAGCAGCGGCGCGCCCAGCTCGTCGGCGCGGCGATCGGTGCCATCCGCCGCCACGGCGCCGGCGTCGGGATGGACGACGTCGCCGCGGCCGCCGAGACGTCCAAGACCGTCGTCTACCGGCACTTCGGCGACCGGAGCGGCCTCTACACCGCGGTGTGCGAGTCCGTCGCGGCCGTACTGCTGGGAGAGATCCGCAGCGCCACCATCGAGGCGATGGGCGCCCCGGACGGTGGGCCGCGCGCCGCGGTCTCCGCCGGGATCGACGCCTACCTCAGGCTGATCGAGTCCGACCCCGAGCTGTACCGCTTCGTCGTCCACCGGCCGTTGCTCACCCAGCCCACCGGGTCGCGGACGGCGTCGCCACCGCAGTCAGCCGATCCGGTGAACGACCTGGTCACCGTCATCGGCGACGAGATCGCGACGGTCATCGGCGACCGCCTGCGCAGCACCGGGAACGAACCGGGCGACGCCGCCCGCCCCTGGGGCCACGCGATCGTCGGCCTGGTCCGCGGCGCGGCGGACGACTGGCTGATCCGGCCGAACGGGATGACCCGTGAACGGCTCGCCACACACCTCACCGACCTGGCCTGGTCCGGACTCTCCGGCCTGGCACCGCATGTGCAGGAGGACCACGCATGA
- a CDS encoding alpha/beta fold hydrolase → MAQLEVDSGKHVYYEHYSGSGRAVVLVHGWAVTGHCWDSTVSELLTAGHEVVVLDLRACGRSDKDFADVSIEALAGDVVALVRELELRSPVLSGWSLGGAVVVAAAAELGAEVAGLVLTAGATPRYTASDDWPHGSTVDDVEGVLAGLLADRAGAFRAVAEAVCAAPQSEPTLAWLWGQFLESGPRVSDTMRALADVDQRGLLPGITCPVLLLAGADDGFMSYSGVAASADLFPDARLVRFDGVGHAPFLEDQEAYLTNLLSFLNGVDT, encoded by the coding sequence ATGGCCCAGCTCGAGGTCGACTCCGGCAAGCACGTCTACTACGAGCACTACTCGGGATCCGGACGCGCCGTCGTGCTGGTGCACGGCTGGGCCGTCACCGGGCACTGTTGGGACTCCACGGTGTCGGAGCTGCTCACGGCCGGGCACGAGGTGGTCGTGCTCGACCTCCGGGCGTGCGGGCGCTCGGACAAGGACTTCGCCGACGTGTCGATCGAGGCGCTCGCCGGCGACGTGGTCGCCCTGGTGCGCGAGCTGGAGCTGCGGAGCCCGGTCCTGTCCGGGTGGTCGCTGGGCGGGGCGGTGGTCGTCGCGGCCGCCGCCGAGCTCGGTGCGGAGGTCGCCGGGCTCGTGCTCACCGCCGGCGCCACCCCGCGCTACACCGCCTCCGACGACTGGCCCCACGGCAGCACCGTCGACGACGTCGAGGGCGTCCTGGCCGGGCTGCTCGCCGACCGGGCGGGGGCGTTCCGCGCCGTGGCCGAGGCCGTCTGCGCGGCACCGCAGAGCGAGCCGACGCTCGCCTGGCTGTGGGGTCAGTTCCTGGAGTCCGGCCCGCGGGTGTCGGACACGATGCGCGCGCTCGCGGACGTCGACCAGCGGGGGCTGCTGCCCGGCATCACCTGCCCGGTCCTGCTGCTGGCCGGCGCCGACGACGGGTTCATGTCCTACTCCGGCGTCGCGGCCTCGGCCGACCTCTTCCCGGACGCCCGCCTGGTGCGTTTCGACGGCGTGGGGCACGCCCCGTTCCTGGAGGACCAGGAGGCCTATCTCACGAATCTGCTGTCGTTCCTGAACGGAGTGGACACCTGA